A stretch of Christensenellaceae bacterium DNA encodes these proteins:
- a CDS encoding DNA metabolism protein, whose product MPDGETVNYRYDGSFDGLLCCVFESFDKKEIPQKINGPDAVQLSLFTEKEIVTDEEKARRVLASIPKKIGPDALSFVRRAYLTCLPQKEWYILLFLRKGYRVGGKIMHMLSDDVVNVLFKAVQQLGNEAHLLKEFIRFSVYDNVLAAQITPKNFVLPFLGQHFAERFPNEAFLIYDTTHSMALTYEKSNMQIRPVEHFSMPAPSEEEKRFRRMWKMFYETIAIKERYNPRCRMNMMPKRYWANMTEFAAETDKNALLPVKI is encoded by the coding sequence ATGCCTGACGGGGAAACTGTGAATTACCGCTATGACGGAAGCTTTGACGGCCTTTTGTGCTGTGTATTCGAAAGCTTCGATAAAAAGGAGATACCGCAAAAGATCAATGGTCCGGATGCGGTCCAGTTAAGTCTCTTTACGGAAAAGGAGATCGTGACGGACGAAGAAAAGGCCCGCCGCGTACTGGCCTCGATCCCTAAAAAGATCGGGCCGGACGCGCTCAGCTTTGTCCGGAGGGCCTACCTGACGTGCCTGCCGCAAAAGGAATGGTATATTCTGCTCTTTTTACGCAAAGGATACCGCGTGGGCGGAAAAATTATGCACATGCTAAGCGACGACGTGGTAAACGTCCTCTTTAAGGCGGTGCAGCAGCTTGGAAACGAGGCGCACCTGCTGAAAGAATTTATCCGTTTTTCTGTTTACGATAACGTGTTGGCCGCGCAGATTACCCCTAAAAATTTTGTGCTCCCGTTTTTGGGACAGCACTTTGCGGAGCGTTTTCCAAACGAAGCCTTTTTGATCTATGATACGACGCACAGCATGGCGCTTACCTATGAGAAAAGCAATATGCAGATCAGGCCGGTGGAGCATTTCAGCATGCCCGCGCCCAGTGAAGAGGAAAAGCGATTCCGCAGGATGTGGAAGATGTTCTATGAAACCATCGCCATCAAAGAGCGATATAATCCGCGCTGCCGCATGAACATGATGCCTAAGCGTTACTGGGCGAATATGACGGAGTTTGCTGCAGAAACGGACAAAAACGCGCTGCTGCCGGTTAAGATATAA
- the tkt gene encoding transketolase, with protein MSKIDKLAVNTIRVLSAEAIQKANSGHPGLPIGSAPLAYTLWSKHLKHNPKDSKWDNRDRFILSAGHASMLLYSLLHMFGYKVSMDDIKSFRQFGSLTPGHPEHGLTDGVEATSGPLGQGIAMAVGFAMAEAHLAAEFNKPKFNVVDHYTYALSGDGCLQEGVSGEASSLAGTLKLGKLIVLYDKNDITIEGNIDTAFDEDVKKRYKAYGWQVLEVEDGNEDMKSISAAIEEAKAEKEKPSLIIVKTAIAYGSPKQGSEASHGSPLGQENIDAMKKNLGWEHKDPFFVPEEVKKHIAELCEVFEAEENQWKELFEKYSKAYPELAEKYKAYMSPVSESVFDEDYWTVEDKAVATRQSSGEIIGKLAKRIPNLMGGSADLAPANNSLMKEREFFSPSNRTGTNIHFGIREFAMAAICNGMALHGGIVPYCATFLVFSDYMKGAIRMSALMELPVTYVLTHDSIGVGEDGATHEPIEHLSALRATPGVYMWRPADGHETAAAYKAAMTIKAPSAIALSRQPLPQFKETGKGALKGGYILKDGGDKPDVILIGTGSEVELCMAAAEELSKENISARVVSMPCMELFDEQDAAYKESVLPNSVRARVAVEAATSYGWAKYIGLDGGYVTIDHFGASAPAKVLFEKFGFTKEAVVAKAKEVIKK; from the coding sequence ATGAGCAAAATTGATAAGCTTGCTGTGAATACCATCCGCGTTTTATCTGCGGAGGCGATCCAAAAAGCAAACAGCGGCCATCCCGGTCTGCCGATCGGGTCTGCGCCGCTCGCGTACACGCTGTGGTCCAAGCATTTGAAGCACAACCCCAAAGACTCCAAATGGGACAACCGCGACCGTTTCATCTTAAGCGCAGGTCATGCGTCGATGTTGCTTTACTCCCTGCTTCATATGTTTGGTTATAAGGTGAGCATGGATGACATCAAAAGCTTCCGCCAGTTTGGTTCCTTAACCCCTGGCCATCCGGAACACGGCCTGACGGACGGTGTGGAAGCGACGTCCGGACCGCTCGGACAGGGTATCGCGATGGCTGTCGGTTTTGCGATGGCGGAAGCGCACCTTGCCGCAGAGTTTAACAAACCGAAATTTAATGTCGTCGATCATTACACGTACGCTCTTTCGGGCGACGGCTGCCTCCAGGAAGGCGTATCCGGCGAGGCAAGCTCTCTTGCGGGAACCCTCAAGCTGGGCAAGCTGATTGTGCTTTATGATAAGAACGACATCACCATTGAGGGAAATATCGATACCGCTTTTGACGAGGATGTAAAAAAACGTTATAAAGCGTATGGCTGGCAGGTTCTCGAGGTAGAGGACGGCAACGAGGATATGAAGAGCATTTCCGCGGCAATCGAAGAAGCGAAAGCGGAAAAGGAAAAACCGTCGCTCATCATCGTTAAAACGGCCATCGCTTACGGCAGCCCCAAACAGGGCAGCGAGGCAAGTCACGGTTCCCCGCTCGGCCAGGAAAACATCGACGCGATGAAGAAAAACCTCGGCTGGGAGCACAAAGACCCGTTCTTTGTTCCGGAAGAAGTGAAAAAGCATATCGCAGAGCTTTGCGAGGTATTCGAGGCAGAAGAAAACCAGTGGAAAGAACTATTCGAAAAATACAGCAAGGCTTATCCGGAGTTGGCGGAAAAATACAAGGCTTACATGAGCCCTGTTTCCGAGTCTGTTTTTGACGAGGATTATTGGACGGTAGAAGATAAAGCAGTTGCTACAAGGCAGTCCTCCGGCGAGATCATAGGCAAGCTGGCAAAGCGTATCCCCAACCTTATGGGCGGCAGCGCAGACCTCGCGCCGGCAAACAACTCCCTGATGAAAGAGCGTGAATTCTTCTCGCCCAGCAACAGGACCGGCACCAATATCCACTTCGGTATCCGCGAGTTTGCGATGGCTGCTATTTGCAACGGTATGGCGCTTCACGGCGGTATCGTACCGTATTGCGCGACGTTCCTCGTATTCAGCGACTATATGAAAGGCGCGATCCGTATGTCTGCTTTAATGGAGCTGCCCGTTACCTATGTCCTGACGCACGATTCCATCGGTGTAGGAGAGGACGGCGCAACGCACGAGCCGATCGAGCATTTATCCGCGCTGCGCGCGACGCCCGGCGTTTATATGTGGCGTCCGGCGGATGGCCATGAAACGGCGGCGGCATATAAAGCTGCCATGACAATCAAGGCCCCGAGCGCGATCGCGCTTTCGCGCCAGCCCCTGCCCCAGTTTAAGGAAACAGGCAAGGGTGCGCTCAAGGGCGGTTACATTTTAAAGGACGGCGGAGATAAGCCCGATGTGATCCTGATCGGCACAGGCAGCGAGGTTGAGCTGTGCATGGCTGCTGCCGAAGAACTTTCCAAGGAAAACATTTCTGCGCGCGTGGTATCCATGCCGTGCATGGAGTTGTTTGACGAGCAGGACGCCGCATATAAGGAAAGCGTTCTGCCAAACAGCGTACGCGCAAGGGTTGCAGTGGAAGCCGCTACCTCTTATGGCTGGGCAAAATATATCGGCCTCGACGGCGGTTATGTGACTATCGACCACTTCGGCGCGTCCGCGCCCGCCAAGGTATTGTTCGAAAAATTCGGCTTTACCAAGGAAGCGGTTGTGGCCAAGGCAAAGGAAGTTATCAAAAAATAA
- the ileS gene encoding isoleucine--tRNA ligase, whose amino-acid sequence MYKKVSTDLKFGDRELEVLKFWHENKIFEKSMEENKGNPEFTFYDGPPTANGKPHIGHILTRCIKDLIPRYKTMQGYNVLRKAGWDTHGLPVELEVEKMLGLDGKEQIEEYGVEPFIQKCKESVWKYKGEWEKMSERVGYWADMEDPYVTYENDYIESVWWSLKEIHKKGLLYKGHKIVPYCPRCGTALSSHEVAQGYKDVKETSIFVRFKVKNEDAYFLAWTTTPWTLPSNVALCVNPNEEYVLAQDKNGDQYYLAKALCEQLLGEDAHIVNKFTGKELEYKEYEPLFDFVETDKKAWYIVCDTYVTLTDGSGIVHIAPAFGEDDANVGRKYDLPFVQLVRPDGTMSKETKWPGVFVKKADKLIIEDLRDRGLLFAEMPYEHSYPFCWRCDTPLIYYARSTWFIKMTQLRDNLLKNNAGVNWLPENIKDGRMGNFLENVIDWGISRERYWGTPLPVWVCDCGEIHVVGSRAELREMAEQEVGEDIELHKPFLDPITLKCPVCGGSMHRVSEVIDCWYDSGSMPFAQWHYPFENKDAFENHFPANFISEAVDQTRGWFYTLLAIGTLIFDKAPFENCIVLGHVQDKDGQKMSKHKGNVVDPWSVLDRQGADAVRWYFYSASAPWLPSRFYDEAVSEMQRKFMGTLWNTYAFYILYADIDSFDPSKYDLKPTNIMDKWVLSRLNSLIKTVTDDLDNYRIVEPSRDLSKFVDELSNWYVRRCRDRFWGSGMEQDKADAFMTLYTVLETLTRLLAPFTPFMTESIYQNLVRTNDKNAPLSVHLTSWPKVDAGLLDAQLERDMDAVQSVVNLGRACRNTANIKNRQPIGKIYVSGIDHLDDTFLNVIRGELNVKEVELGAAAAEYITYNLKPQMRTLGPKYGKLLGGIRGHLAQADGMAVVNTVRSGKAYEFKVDGIPVALMEEDILIEPAQRAGFVAETSGDFAVIIDTALTPELIEEGNVRELISKIQTMRKEAGFEVTDKIELFAKDNETITDIMQNNEDQILKEVLALGVHYGRVDGYEKEWNINGEKVTLGVKKA is encoded by the coding sequence ATGTATAAAAAAGTTTCAACAGATCTGAAATTCGGCGACCGTGAACTGGAAGTTTTAAAGTTCTGGCACGAGAATAAAATTTTTGAAAAAAGCATGGAAGAGAACAAGGGAAATCCCGAATTTACTTTTTATGACGGCCCGCCGACGGCAAACGGCAAGCCGCATATCGGGCACATCTTAACGCGCTGCATCAAAGACCTGATCCCGCGCTATAAGACCATGCAGGGTTATAATGTGCTGCGCAAGGCGGGCTGGGATACGCACGGGCTTCCGGTGGAGCTTGAGGTGGAAAAAATGCTCGGCCTCGACGGGAAAGAGCAAATCGAGGAATACGGTGTGGAGCCGTTCATCCAGAAATGTAAGGAATCCGTGTGGAAATACAAAGGCGAGTGGGAAAAGATGTCTGAGCGCGTAGGCTATTGGGCGGACATGGAAGACCCGTACGTCACCTATGAAAACGACTATATCGAGTCCGTGTGGTGGTCCTTAAAGGAAATCCACAAAAAGGGGCTGCTATATAAAGGCCACAAGATCGTGCCCTACTGCCCGCGCTGCGGAACGGCTCTTTCCTCGCACGAGGTAGCGCAAGGCTATAAGGATGTAAAGGAAACGTCTATTTTCGTGCGCTTCAAGGTCAAAAATGAAGACGCATATTTTCTCGCATGGACGACGACCCCGTGGACGCTTCCCTCAAACGTGGCGCTGTGCGTGAATCCCAATGAGGAATATGTGCTTGCGCAGGACAAAAACGGAGACCAATATTATCTCGCAAAAGCATTGTGCGAACAGCTTTTGGGCGAGGACGCGCATATCGTCAACAAGTTTACCGGCAAAGAGCTTGAATATAAGGAATACGAACCACTCTTCGATTTTGTGGAAACGGACAAAAAAGCATGGTATATTGTGTGCGATACGTACGTCACTTTAACGGACGGCAGCGGCATCGTCCATATCGCGCCCGCATTCGGCGAGGACGACGCGAACGTCGGCAGGAAATACGACCTTCCGTTCGTTCAGCTTGTAAGGCCGGACGGCACGATGTCTAAGGAAACGAAATGGCCGGGCGTGTTCGTGAAAAAGGCGGACAAGCTGATCATCGAGGATTTGAGGGACCGTGGACTTCTTTTCGCGGAGATGCCGTACGAACACAGCTATCCGTTCTGCTGGAGATGCGATACGCCCCTCATTTATTACGCGCGCAGCACGTGGTTCATCAAGATGACGCAGCTGCGCGACAACCTATTGAAAAATAACGCCGGCGTAAACTGGCTGCCAGAAAATATCAAGGACGGACGCATGGGCAATTTTTTGGAAAACGTCATCGACTGGGGCATTTCCCGCGAGCGTTACTGGGGCACGCCCCTCCCCGTATGGGTATGCGACTGCGGGGAAATCCACGTGGTCGGTTCACGGGCCGAGTTGCGCGAAATGGCGGAACAGGAAGTCGGAGAAGATATTGAGCTGCATAAGCCTTTCCTCGACCCGATCACGCTCAAGTGTCCGGTGTGCGGCGGCAGTATGCACCGCGTGAGCGAGGTCATCGACTGTTGGTACGACAGCGGCTCTATGCCCTTTGCCCAGTGGCACTATCCTTTTGAAAACAAGGACGCGTTTGAAAATCATTTTCCAGCGAACTTTATCAGCGAAGCAGTCGACCAGACGCGCGGTTGGTTCTATACGCTGCTGGCGATCGGCACGCTGATCTTTGATAAGGCTCCGTTTGAAAACTGTATTGTGCTTGGCCACGTGCAGGATAAGGACGGACAAAAGATGAGCAAGCATAAAGGCAATGTCGTCGACCCGTGGAGCGTTCTGGATAGGCAGGGCGCGGACGCGGTGCGGTGGTATTTCTATTCGGCGAGCGCGCCGTGGCTGCCCTCGCGCTTCTACGACGAAGCCGTGAGCGAAATGCAGCGTAAATTCATGGGAACGCTGTGGAACACATACGCATTCTACATCTTATATGCGGACATCGACAGCTTCGATCCGTCAAAATATGACTTAAAGCCCACGAACATCATGGATAAGTGGGTGCTGTCGCGCCTGAATTCCCTCATCAAAACCGTGACGGACGACCTCGATAATTACCGTATTGTGGAGCCGTCGCGCGACTTAAGCAAATTCGTGGACGAGCTTTCCAACTGGTATGTGAGACGCTGCCGCGACCGTTTCTGGGGCAGCGGCATGGAGCAGGATAAGGCCGATGCTTTCATGACGCTTTATACGGTGCTTGAGACGCTTACCAGGCTTTTAGCGCCGTTCACGCCGTTCATGACGGAAAGCATCTACCAGAACCTTGTGCGTACAAACGATAAGAACGCTCCCCTGTCCGTGCACCTGACAAGTTGGCCGAAAGTGGACGCAGGTCTTTTAGATGCGCAACTTGAACGCGACATGGACGCCGTTCAAAGCGTGGTGAACCTGGGCCGCGCGTGCCGAAATACGGCGAACATCAAAAACCGCCAGCCAATCGGCAAGATTTACGTGAGCGGCATCGACCATCTGGACGATACTTTCCTGAACGTTATCCGCGGAGAGCTTAACGTCAAGGAAGTGGAGCTGGGCGCGGCGGCGGCTGAATATATCACCTATAACCTAAAGCCGCAAATGCGCACCTTAGGGCCGAAATACGGCAAGCTGCTCGGCGGTATCCGCGGTCATCTCGCGCAGGCGGACGGCATGGCCGTGGTGAACACGGTAAGAAGCGGCAAAGCGTATGAGTTTAAGGTGGACGGTATACCTGTCGCGCTCATGGAAGAGGATATTTTAATCGAGCCGGCGCAGCGCGCAGGCTTTGTAGCGGAAACAAGCGGGGACTTTGCCGTAATCATCGATACGGCGCTGACGCCGGAACTTATAGAAGAGGGGAATGTGCGCGAGCTGATCTCCAAAATCCAGACGATGCGCAAGGAAGCGGGCTTTGAAGTAACGGACAAGATCGAGCTTTTTGCAAAAGACAACGAAACGATCACCGATATTATGCAAAACAATGAAGACCAGATCTTAAAAGAAGTCCTCGCGCTGGGGGTCCACTATGGACGGGTCGACGGTTATGAGAAAGAATGGAACATCAACGGAGAGAAAGTGACGCTAGGCGTGAAAAAGGCGTAA
- a CDS encoding ATPase AAA, with translation MQDLFSGNLEKSAPLADRMRPRTLNEFLGQEHIVGKNTLLRRAIEADKLGSCIFWGPPGCGKSTLAAIIAQTTGSDFYKLNAVTSGVKDVREVIDQAEANLKMYGRESFLLLDECHRWSKSQSDSVLPAMESGIIKLIGSTTENPMAAMTSAIVSRCRLFEFYALTVEDVKKAIRRAAEDKDRGFGNTDLSIDDDAVIHWASVSNGDIRSALNALELAVLTTKPDKKGKIHITLEIAEQSIQQRAVRMDDNEYYDMLSAFCKSLRGSDSDAALFWFARMMYAGVDPRVPVRRMIAHASEDVGLANPSVLNQCVAAMQALDFNGMPEARLNIAQAIIYLCESPKSNSVLLAVDSAAKAARDASRQNVPAHLQDTNFEKAKHEKKGKDYKYAHDYPRHYVEQQYLPDELKGSVFYRPSMQGYEQKVHEYRRFTGKEKKKD, from the coding sequence ATGCAGGACTTATTTTCCGGCAATTTGGAAAAAAGCGCGCCCCTTGCAGACCGCATGCGCCCGAGGACGCTCAATGAGTTTTTGGGGCAGGAGCATATTGTTGGCAAAAACACGCTGCTTCGCCGCGCGATCGAAGCAGACAAGCTGGGGTCGTGTATTTTCTGGGGCCCGCCCGGATGCGGAAAAAGTACGCTTGCGGCTATCATTGCGCAAACGACGGGCAGCGATTTTTACAAATTAAACGCAGTAACGAGCGGCGTGAAAGACGTGCGCGAGGTAATCGACCAGGCGGAGGCCAATCTGAAAATGTACGGACGGGAAAGTTTTTTGCTTTTGGACGAGTGCCACCGCTGGTCAAAATCACAGTCGGACAGCGTTTTGCCGGCTATGGAAAGCGGGATCATCAAGCTCATCGGTTCCACTACGGAAAATCCTATGGCCGCTATGACGAGCGCTATCGTTTCGCGCTGCCGTCTGTTTGAATTTTACGCGCTTACCGTAGAGGACGTCAAAAAGGCGATCCGCCGCGCGGCCGAGGATAAAGACCGTGGCTTTGGCAATACGGACCTGTCGATAGACGATGACGCGGTCATACATTGGGCGTCCGTTTCCAACGGCGACATCCGCAGCGCGCTCAATGCGCTGGAGCTGGCCGTGCTTACGACCAAGCCAGATAAAAAGGGAAAGATACATATTACACTTGAGATCGCCGAGCAATCCATCCAGCAGCGCGCGGTGCGTATGGACGACAACGAATATTACGACATGCTGTCCGCCTTTTGCAAGTCCCTGCGGGGCAGCGACAGCGACGCGGCGTTGTTCTGGTTTGCGCGCATGATGTACGCGGGAGTGGATCCGCGCGTGCCCGTGCGCCGTATGATCGCGCATGCGTCCGAGGATGTTGGCCTTGCCAATCCCAGCGTGCTCAATCAATGCGTGGCGGCGATGCAGGCGCTGGATTTTAACGGCATGCCTGAAGCGCGCCTCAATATTGCGCAGGCGATTATTTATCTGTGCGAGTCCCCCAAAAGCAACAGCGTCCTTTTGGCGGTAGACAGCGCCGCCAAGGCCGCGCGCGATGCATCCAGGCAGAATGTTCCCGCCCATTTGCAGGATACCAATTTTGAAAAGGCCAAGCACGAAAAAAAGGGCAAGGATTACAAATACGCGCACGATTATCCACGGCATTATGTGGAGCAACAATATTTGCCGGACGAGCTCAAGGGCAGCGTGTTTTACCGTCCGTCCATGCAGGGATATGAGCAAAAGGTACACGAATACCGCCGGTTTACTGGAAAAGAAAAGAAAAAGGATTAG
- a CDS encoding 3-phosphoserine/phosphohydroxythreonine aminotransferase — protein sequence MERVYNFSAGPACLPQEVLEKAQKEFISYDGTGMNVMEMSHRSKEYQDIIDTAEADFRELLNVPDNYDVLFLQGGASMQFAMVPLNLMTKYKKVHAVNTGMWSKKAIAEAKKFGEVNIVASSEDKTFSYIPELKSEMFTPDADYVHITSNNTIYGTKYNKIPDVGKLPLVSDMSSCILSEEINVADYGLIYAGAQKNIGPAGVTIVIVRKDLVEAAPEDIPTMLKYKTHAENGSMFNTPPTYAIYIAGLVFKNLKKLGGVQQMEKINREKAAMLYEFLDHSSMFRATVEPKYRSIMNVPFVTGNDELDKKFVAEAKEAGLVNLKGHRSVGGMRASIYNAMPTDGVRSLIAFMAEFEAHNQ from the coding sequence ATGGAAAGAGTGTACAACTTCTCGGCCGGTCCTGCGTGCCTGCCGCAAGAAGTGCTCGAAAAAGCGCAGAAAGAATTTATTTCCTATGACGGGACGGGTATGAACGTCATGGAGATGAGCCACCGTTCCAAGGAATATCAGGACATCATTGATACGGCGGAAGCAGATTTCCGCGAATTGCTGAATGTTCCGGATAACTATGATGTGCTGTTTTTGCAGGGCGGCGCCTCCATGCAGTTTGCAATGGTACCGCTAAACCTCATGACCAAATATAAAAAGGTTCATGCGGTCAATACGGGTATGTGGTCCAAAAAGGCGATCGCGGAAGCGAAGAAATTCGGCGAGGTCAATATCGTCGCTTCGTCCGAGGATAAAACCTTTTCGTATATTCCGGAGCTGAAATCCGAAATGTTTACGCCGGATGCGGACTATGTGCATATTACGTCCAACAACACGATTTATGGAACGAAGTATAACAAGATTCCGGATGTAGGCAAACTGCCGCTGGTTTCCGATATGTCCTCCTGTATTCTTTCCGAGGAAATCAACGTTGCGGATTACGGCCTTATCTACGCGGGGGCGCAGAAAAATATCGGACCTGCGGGCGTGACCATCGTCATCGTGCGCAAAGATCTGGTGGAAGCGGCGCCGGAGGATATTCCGACGATGCTCAAATATAAGACGCATGCGGAAAACGGCTCCATGTTCAATACGCCGCCGACCTATGCGATCTATATCGCAGGACTGGTTTTCAAGAATCTGAAAAAGCTGGGCGGCGTTCAGCAAATGGAAAAAATCAACCGGGAAAAAGCTGCGATGCTGTATGAATTTTTAGATCATTCGTCCATGTTCCGCGCCACGGTAGAACCTAAGTACCGTTCGATCATGAACGTACCGTTCGTAACGGGGAACGACGAACTGGATAAAAAGTTTGTTGCGGAAGCAAAGGAAGCAGGACTGGTGAACCTCAAAGGACACCGCAGCGTGGGCGGTATGCGCGCGAGCATTTACAATGCCATGCCGACAGACGGCGTTCGCAGCCTGATCGCGTTTATGGCGGAATTCGAAGCGCATAATCAATAA
- a CDS encoding D-3-phosphoglycerate dehydrogenase encodes MYNIKKLNKISPVIYDYLPKEQYNVTSHLEDSESEAFLVRSADCHGMEFSDKTLAIARAGAGTNNIPIDRCTEQGIVVFNTPGANANGVKELVLGCMIAASRNLPEAYDWAKTLKGKGDEVAGLVEKGKSQFVGGELKGKTLGVIGLGAIGIMVANAASAIGMNVIGYDPFLSVDKAWTISMYTHKAEKLDELLEKSDFITIHIPQTDKTKGFLSTPEFSKMKDGVIVLNFARGGLVKNTSLFDAIESGKVKKYVTDFPDDSLIDHPHVLVTPHLGASTPESEENCAVMAAQQLKDFFETGSIHNSVNMPECVVPPSDTERLTILHKNTPNMVGQITNTIANYNLNIADMANKSRGEIAYTVLNLDHKVTPEAEEKLAQIEGVIKVRLI; translated from the coding sequence ATGTATAACATTAAAAAGCTGAATAAAATATCTCCCGTTATCTACGATTATCTTCCCAAGGAGCAGTACAATGTAACGTCGCATCTGGAAGACAGCGAAAGCGAAGCGTTTTTGGTGCGCAGCGCGGATTGTCACGGGATGGAATTTTCGGATAAGACACTTGCGATTGCGCGCGCGGGCGCTGGTACCAACAATATTCCGATTGACAGGTGCACAGAGCAGGGGATCGTGGTGTTTAATACGCCGGGCGCGAATGCAAACGGCGTAAAAGAGCTGGTGCTCGGATGTATGATCGCCGCGTCGCGCAATCTTCCCGAGGCTTACGACTGGGCAAAAACCCTGAAAGGCAAGGGAGACGAGGTGGCGGGTCTGGTAGAAAAAGGCAAGAGCCAGTTTGTGGGCGGCGAGCTCAAGGGCAAGACGCTGGGCGTTATCGGTCTTGGCGCGATTGGCATCATGGTGGCAAACGCGGCTTCCGCAATCGGTATGAACGTAATCGGTTACGATCCATTCCTGTCTGTGGATAAGGCCTGGACCATCTCCATGTATACGCACAAGGCGGAGAAGCTGGACGAGCTGCTGGAAAAATCGGATTTCATCACCATCCATATCCCGCAGACGGATAAAACAAAAGGCTTTTTGAGCACGCCCGAATTTTCAAAGATGAAAGACGGCGTGATCGTACTCAATTTTGCGCGCGGCGGGCTCGTTAAAAACACATCGCTGTTCGACGCCATCGAAAGCGGCAAAGTGAAAAAGTATGTGACGGACTTTCCGGACGACAGCCTGATCGATCATCCGCACGTGCTGGTAACCCCGCATCTCGGCGCTTCCACGCCGGAAAGCGAGGAAAACTGCGCGGTGATGGCTGCGCAGCAACTGAAAGATTTCTTTGAAACGGGTTCGATCCATAACTCGGTCAACATGCCGGAATGCGTCGTTCCGCCCTCGGATACGGAAAGGCTGACGATCCTCCATAAAAATACGCCGAATATGGTGGGGCAGATCACGAATACGATTGCGAATTACAATCTGAACATCGCGGATATGGCCAACAAATCCCGCGGGGAGATCGCATACACAGTGCTGAATCTGGATCACAAAGTTACGCCAGAAGCGGAAGAAAAGCTTGCGCAGATCGAAGGCGTGATCAAGGTCCGCTTGATCTGA
- a CDS encoding resolvase, whose translation MVQIYGYVRVSSIDQNEERQIVELSKRNILSRNIYIDKQSGKSFERPQYKKLVRKLKQGDLLYILSIDRLGRNYLEIQEQWRILTKEKGIDICVIDMPLLDTRNGKDLMGTFIADLVLQILSFVAQNERENIIKRQAQGIAVAKAKGIKFGRPKIMLPENFGELVHDWEKKKLPLSEVLGVCKMSEATFYRKLRDYRLLKQR comes from the coding sequence ATGGTGCAAATTTATGGATATGTACGGGTTTCAAGCATAGATCAAAACGAGGAACGACAGATTGTTGAACTATCAAAAAGAAACATACTTTCCAGAAATATCTACATAGACAAACAGTCTGGAAAAAGTTTTGAACGTCCACAATATAAAAAACTCGTCAGAAAGCTAAAGCAAGGCGATTTACTTTATATCCTGAGTATCGACCGTCTAGGCAGGAACTATCTTGAAATACAGGAACAATGGAGAATACTCACGAAAGAAAAAGGGATTGATATATGCGTCATAGATATGCCCTTACTGGACACAAGAAACGGGAAAGATTTGATGGGAACATTCATTGCTGACCTTGTGTTGCAGATATTATCGTTTGTCGCACAGAACGAGCGTGAAAACATCATAAAAAGACAGGCACAGGGCATTGCTGTCGCAAAGGCAAAAGGCATAAAATTTGGCAGACCAAAAATCATGCTTCCAGAGAACTTTGGAGAGCTTGTCCATGATTGGGAAAAGAAAAAGCTTCCCCTGTCGGAAGTCTTGGGAGTATGCAAAATGAGTGAAGCCACATTTTACAGAAAGTTAAGAGACTACCGTCTATTAAAACAAAGATAG
- a CDS encoding Cys-tRNA(Pro)/Cys-tRNA(Cys) deacylase, giving the protein MAQSKTNAMRILDSAHIDYKTHSYQSKDGAIDGVSVAQKLGIPVSQVFKTLVTQGADREYFVFVVPVAEELDLKKAARAVSEKNVEMLHLKDLNRVTGYIRGGCSPVGMKKQFRTVFHASCLDVPAILVSAGKIGLQMEVAPSDLIALIGAQTEDIIK; this is encoded by the coding sequence ATGGCCCAATCCAAAACCAACGCCATGCGCATCTTAGACAGCGCGCATATCGATTATAAAACGCATTCATATCAAAGCAAGGATGGAGCGATCGACGGCGTTTCCGTCGCGCAAAAGCTCGGCATCCCCGTATCCCAGGTCTTTAAGACTCTGGTGACACAAGGCGCGGACCGCGAATACTTTGTGTTTGTGGTACCGGTGGCAGAAGAACTAGACCTGAAAAAAGCCGCGCGCGCCGTCAGTGAGAAGAATGTGGAAATGCTCCATTTAAAGGACCTAAACCGTGTAACGGGCTATATCCGGGGCGGCTGCTCGCCCGTAGGCATGAAAAAACAATTTCGCACCGTGTTCCACGCATCGTGCCTGGATGTTCCTGCCATACTCGTCAGCGCGGGAAAAATCGGCCTGCAAATGGAGGTTGCGCCAAGCGACCTGATTGCCCTGATCGGCGCGCAGACAGAAGATATTATTAAATAA